TCTCCGATTAATCCTTTCGCGAGACACTTCAAAAACCGTATCATCCTGTTAACCGTTATTAAGACCTTAGGGCACATCATAAATAATTTGCCTTTGCTGATATTCTCCATTCCACCTTCTCCTTACAGAAAAATAAATCGCAGCTATTAGATTTTCGTCTTATTATTCTGGTTAAAAATTTGGTTTTGTGAAATAATCTATTAAAATTTGAATTAACCGAATACTAAGACGCTACTCGCTCATGATAGACATTCAAGCATTAACACTGAACTCCAGCTTATCATTATTACTCCATCCCAGCATTATCCGCTATGGAAATCAATATATCTGAAAATTCAAAATAAGAACTAACTAAACCAAGATAGAAATGAGTTTTAATAAGAAAAATGGGGTTCTGAACCTGGCTAAAAGAACACTGGCAGTAATCTCTGCATCACTTAGTACGCTCACTGCAACTAATGCCAAAGCCGTTGAATTGAGCGTACCTGTTAATGAAAATTTAAGTTCTATTGAAGAACTCGCTGCAAAAAAGGAACTGAAACCACAGTTTATGCTCAGACTAAACAGTAACCTGGAGAAAAGCCTATTGTTTATGCACAGATCACACAGCTCGCATAGCTCACACAGATCTCACGCTTCACACTCATCCCATTATTCTTCTTCGTCCAGTTATACTCCCCCCCGTACAACAACTACTGCACCCACATCAGTTTACACACCACCACCAACCTCAACTTATGCGCCGCCTACAACAAAAGCGACTCCAAAAACCAACAAGCGATCATCCACGATCATGTCGGAAACAAAAAACAAGAGCAACTACACAGGAACTAACGCTGTCTCAACGTCTACACTTGAAATTATAGGATTTCATTATCGCACCTTATACAAGGGCTGCGAGGGCATTGATGTTGAGTATCTGCAAAAGCTATTAAAAGAAGTAGGTTACGAAACACCCGTTACCGGGTACTATGGAGAAAAAACTGAAAAGGCAGTTACGAAATTTCAGAACGAAAATGAATTAAAACCCGATGGAAGAGTTAATGAAAAAACACATACAATCTTAAAGGAAAAGGTAGATGGAGTGTAACATTCAAGGTAATAAGTGTTCATTTTATCTTAGTCTGAACAACTATTCTATTGAAACTATTTATAAGTGTTTTTACTGGTATACCAGTGATTTTGAGGTTGACATCAATCCCGACAATCTGAAATGTCATATTCTGTTGACGTTGAAAGCCGATTCAC
This is a stretch of genomic DNA from Candidatus Pedobacter colombiensis. It encodes these proteins:
- a CDS encoding peptidoglycan-binding domain-containing protein — its product is MSFNKKNGVLNLAKRTLAVISASLSTLTATNAKAVELSVPVNENLSSIEELAAKKELKPQFMLRLNSNLEKSLLFMHRSHSSHSSHRSHASHSSHYSSSSSYTPPRTTTTAPTSVYTPPPTSTYAPPTTKATPKTNKRSSTIMSETKNKSNYTGTNAVSTSTLEIIGFHYRTLYKGCEGIDVEYLQKLLKEVGYETPVTGYYGEKTEKAVTKFQNENELKPDGRVNEKTHTILKEKVDGV